In one window of Chryseobacterium phocaeense DNA:
- a CDS encoding SDR family oxidoreductase, protein MSKTILITGAASGLGKIAAFDLAGKGHKVIATAQVYPQMSDLIREAKEQGIELTVDKLDVTDSRDIAYIHQKYDIDILISNAGIMEGGPIAEQPLELVRSMFDVNVFGGLELAQGFIKKFVEQKKPGKIVFTTSMGGLWTVPYVAAYCASKYAMESIAEGLKTELAPFNIKIATCNPGVFGTGFNDRGVDSIFRWYNPEVNFTPDSALDGVADSLAHQLDPQSMADVIVNVALDENSNFRNVHPKETEDFVKQLQADAWTAKS, encoded by the coding sequence ATGAGCAAAACAATTTTAATTACAGGTGCAGCAAGCGGTCTCGGAAAAATAGCCGCATTTGATCTTGCCGGAAAAGGACATAAGGTAATTGCAACAGCACAGGTGTATCCACAGATGAGTGATTTAATCCGTGAAGCCAAAGAGCAGGGAATAGAACTTACAGTGGATAAGCTGGATGTTACTGATTCGCGCGATATTGCTTACATTCATCAAAAATATGATATTGATATCCTGATCAGTAATGCAGGAATTATGGAAGGCGGACCTATTGCAGAACAGCCGCTGGAGCTCGTTCGCTCTATGTTTGATGTAAATGTTTTTGGAGGATTGGAACTTGCTCAGGGTTTTATCAAAAAATTCGTTGAGCAGAAGAAGCCGGGTAAAATCGTATTTACAACTTCAATGGGAGGTTTATGGACTGTTCCTTACGTAGCAGCCTATTGTGCTTCAAAATATGCCATGGAATCTATTGCAGAAGGCTTGAAAACCGAACTGGCTCCGTTCAATATCAAAATTGCCACATGCAATCCGGGTGTTTTTGGAACAGGATTCAATGACAGGGGAGTAGATTCTATTTTCCGCTGGTATAATCCGGAAGTGAATTTCACTCCAGACTCTGCATTGGATGGAGTAGCTGATTCATTAGCTCATCAGCTGGATCCGCAGTCTATGGCTGACGTGATTGTGAACGTGGCTTTAGATGAAAATTCCAATTTCAGAAATGTACATCCGAAAGAAACGGAAGATTTTGTAAAACAGCTTCAGGCAGATGCCTGGACGGCAAAAAGTTAA
- a CDS encoding GlcG/HbpS family heme-binding protein, giving the protein MEITYKQAAKVLDAAIEKAGSMNIQVSLAVVDAGGHLMAMARLDSVWGVIDFAFKKARTAVMFGIDSEVMGSIISGTDIHGYGMLNSNDGLLTIAGGVVIKDSEGKIIGAIASSGGTPEQDKEIAAAGAAVLS; this is encoded by the coding sequence ATGGAGATCACGTACAAACAGGCTGCCAAGGTACTTGATGCAGCTATAGAAAAAGCAGGATCCATGAATATTCAGGTAAGTCTGGCAGTGGTGGATGCAGGAGGACATCTGATGGCCATGGCAAGGCTGGACAGTGTCTGGGGTGTTATTGATTTTGCCTTTAAAAAGGCAAGAACAGCAGTGATGTTCGGAATAGACAGCGAGGTGATGGGAAGCATTATTTCCGGAACGGATATTCATGGATATGGCATGCTGAATTCCAATGACGGACTTCTGACGATTGCAGGTGGAGTAGTGATCAAAGACAGCGAAGGAAAAATCATCGGGGCTATCGCATCTTCCGGCGGAACTCCTGAGCAGGATAAAGAGATTGCGGCTGCCGGTGCTGCGGTTTTATCTTAA
- a CDS encoding helix-turn-helix domain-containing protein, translating into MEKTSEIIFDKLVYSCAFETYRGHEEFIPDHFLGFQLSGETHAFHDKGKTVIKENTVVLVRKNQLIRTIKHPAKNGKYQFLAITLDLETLRQYAAENKITAVERFPDTQKLFFESDQFFSGYFTSLLPYIDKTKTATSRLIILKIKEAIELILQSNQDFKNMLFDFSEPYKIDLKEFMNKNFMFNVSVETFARLTGRSLSGFKRDFGKAFHMTPKQWLKEKRLEEAYFQIRHKNEKPSDIYLELGFENLSHFYYSFKQKFGLTTTEI; encoded by the coding sequence ATGGAGAAAACGTCTGAGATCATATTCGATAAGCTGGTGTATTCATGTGCTTTTGAAACATACAGGGGACATGAAGAATTTATTCCGGATCATTTCCTGGGCTTTCAGCTGTCCGGAGAAACCCACGCGTTCCATGATAAAGGAAAAACAGTTATTAAGGAAAATACCGTGGTTCTGGTCAGAAAAAACCAGCTGATCCGTACGATAAAGCATCCTGCAAAAAATGGAAAATATCAGTTCCTGGCGATTACGCTGGACCTTGAAACCCTACGCCAGTATGCGGCAGAAAATAAAATCACCGCTGTTGAAAGATTCCCGGATACGCAAAAGCTTTTCTTTGAATCTGATCAGTTTTTCAGCGGTTATTTTACTTCGCTTCTTCCGTATATCGACAAAACGAAGACGGCAACTTCAAGATTGATTATTTTAAAGATCAAAGAGGCTATTGAACTCATTCTCCAAAGCAATCAAGACTTTAAGAATATGCTTTTCGATTTCTCGGAGCCGTATAAAATTGATCTGAAGGAATTCATGAATAAAAATTTCATGTTCAATGTATCAGTAGAAACGTTTGCGAGGCTTACAGGGCGCAGTCTTTCGGGATTTAAGCGTGATTTTGGCAAAGCATTCCATATGACACCCAAACAGTGGCTTAAAGAAAAAAGACTGGAAGAAGCCTATTTCCAGATCCGGCATAAGAACGAAAAGCCATCGGACATTTATCTGGAACTGGGATTTGAAAATCTGTCCCATTTCTATTATTCATTTAAACAGAAGTTCGGTCTTACCACCACAGAAATTTAG
- a CDS encoding EamA family transporter: protein MKNSNIAISATLLAIICVQGGASIAKQLFPLIGPIGTVSLRIGLSAVLLILINRPKFLQFTAQKWKYCAIYGIGLAAMNLVFYMAIQRIPLGLAVTVEFAGPLFLAIALSRKLLDIIWALLACIGILLIVPWQSDHVDLVGLGLAFLAGMFWALYIVMGGKVSKIMDGKDAVTTGMVFASLVIIPFTIWDGAVFNLTPSIFVKGLGVAILSSALPFSLEMMALKRLPAKTFSILMSLEPAFAALSGWVFLAEKLSFLQWISIGCVIVASIGTTIFSKAAAQNEVVQSKE from the coding sequence ATGAAAAATTCAAACATAGCAATTTCTGCAACGCTATTAGCGATTATCTGTGTACAGGGAGGCGCTTCTATTGCCAAGCAGCTCTTTCCTCTGATAGGACCCATTGGAACGGTTAGTTTGAGGATTGGGCTTTCTGCTGTTTTGCTTATATTGATTAACCGTCCGAAATTTTTGCAGTTTACCGCACAAAAATGGAAATACTGTGCGATATATGGAATCGGCCTGGCAGCAATGAATCTTGTTTTCTATATGGCTATTCAAAGGATTCCTTTGGGACTGGCAGTTACGGTAGAATTTGCAGGACCTTTATTTCTGGCCATTGCTTTATCCCGGAAATTACTGGATATTATATGGGCATTGCTGGCCTGTATCGGGATATTACTCATTGTTCCGTGGCAGAGTGATCATGTTGATCTGGTTGGACTTGGATTGGCTTTTCTTGCAGGAATGTTTTGGGCGTTATACATCGTAATGGGTGGAAAAGTGTCTAAGATTATGGACGGAAAAGATGCGGTTACTACCGGAATGGTATTCGCAAGTCTGGTCATCATCCCGTTTACCATATGGGATGGAGCTGTTTTTAACCTTACACCTTCTATTTTTGTAAAAGGTTTAGGAGTGGCTATTTTATCAAGCGCATTGCCATTTTCACTGGAAATGATGGCACTGAAAAGACTTCCGGCAAAAACCTTCAGTATTCTTATGAGTTTAGAGCCTGCATTTGCAGCCCTTTCGGGTTGGGTATTCCTGGCAGAAAAACTGAGCTTTTTACAATGGATTTCAATCGGCTGTGTTATTGTAGCCAGTATAGGGACAACTATTTTCAGTAAAGCAGCAGCTCAGAATGAAGTTGTTCAAAGCAAAGAATAA
- a CDS encoding NAD(P)-dependent oxidoreductase encodes MNTEKIGFIGLGNMGHPMAKNLEKAGFPLSVYNRSAEKAEDFKEKSTVYTQIPDLVKNNDIILTMLTDDRAAKAVYEDILKSDISGKLFIDMSTISLQATAELSGAVRIKEASFIDAPVAGSTGPAAEGTLIIMAGGEEKDLQRAMPYFEKLGKAVKHLGENGKGIAGKLSINYFLSAIYQGLAETILFADQLGIDRTAMLEIINESASGSGATKVKTPLLIHDDYKPAFALDLMLKDILLAKEAGADFPLSEVLSKTYQSAHDKGFGKDDVIGIINYLKNQAEK; translated from the coding sequence ATGAATACAGAAAAAATAGGATTTATCGGATTAGGAAATATGGGCCATCCCATGGCTAAAAACCTTGAAAAAGCAGGATTCCCATTGTCGGTGTACAACAGGTCTGCTGAAAAAGCTGAAGATTTTAAAGAAAAATCCACTGTGTATACTCAAATTCCTGACCTGGTAAAAAATAATGATATTATCCTCACGATGCTGACGGATGACCGTGCTGCCAAAGCCGTGTATGAAGATATTTTAAAATCTGATATCAGCGGAAAACTTTTTATAGACATGAGCACTATTTCCCTGCAGGCTACAGCTGAACTGAGCGGGGCAGTCAGAATAAAGGAAGCCTCGTTCATTGATGCCCCGGTGGCAGGAAGTACAGGTCCTGCCGCAGAAGGAACCCTGATCATTATGGCAGGCGGCGAAGAGAAAGACCTTCAGCGTGCCATGCCTTATTTTGAGAAGCTGGGAAAAGCCGTAAAACATCTGGGAGAAAACGGAAAAGGAATTGCAGGGAAACTGTCGATCAATTATTTTCTGTCAGCCATCTATCAGGGATTGGCAGAAACCATTCTGTTTGCAGATCAATTGGGAATTGACCGTACTGCAATGCTGGAAATTATTAACGAAAGTGCCAGCGGAAGCGGTGCGACAAAAGTTAAAACGCCTCTGCTGATCCATGATGATTACAAACCTGCTTTTGCTTTGGATCTGATGTTAAAGGACATTTTACTGGCCAAAGAAGCCGGAGCTGACTTTCCTCTATCTGAAGTTCTGAGCAAAACCTATCAATCTGCCCATGATAAAGGTTTCGGTAAGGATGATGTGATCGGGATTATTAATTATTTGAAAAATCAGGCTGAAAAATAA
- a CDS encoding chloramphenicol acetyltransferase translates to MKIIDIEKWNRKEHFEFFSKMASPYFGFTTEVDCTEAYAYAKDKGDSFFATYLHRSMVAVNAVDELKLRIVDNQVVLYDAIHAGTTIGRADGTFGFAFIPFSKDFTVFNAVMQEEIEDVQRTSGIRMNNGELGKDLVRHSTIPWNSFSALLHPTGFNNSESVPKITFGKFNIKNGRKYLPVSVEAHHGLADGIHIARYLEEFQRQLDREG, encoded by the coding sequence ATGAAGATTATAGACATCGAAAAATGGAACAGGAAAGAGCATTTTGAATTCTTCTCAAAAATGGCAAGCCCGTATTTCGGGTTTACCACGGAAGTTGACTGTACGGAGGCATATGCTTATGCAAAAGACAAAGGAGATTCTTTTTTCGCCACCTATCTTCACAGGTCGATGGTTGCCGTGAATGCAGTGGATGAATTAAAACTGCGGATTGTCGATAACCAGGTGGTTTTATATGATGCTATTCATGCAGGGACTACCATAGGAAGGGCAGACGGGACTTTTGGTTTTGCTTTTATCCCTTTTTCAAAAGATTTTACAGTATTTAATGCAGTGATGCAGGAGGAAATTGAAGATGTGCAGCGCACGTCAGGGATCAGAATGAACAATGGTGAGCTGGGTAAAGATCTTGTCCGGCATTCCACCATTCCCTGGAATTCTTTCAGTGCTTTACTGCATCCTACCGGTTTCAACAATTCAGAATCTGTTCCGAAAATTACATTCGGAAAATTCAATATTAAAAACGGAAGAAAATATCTTCCGGTGTCTGTAGAAGCCCATCACGGACTGGCAGACGGGATTCATATTGCGAGATATCTGGAGGAATTTCAAAGGCAGCTGGACAGAGAAGGATAG
- a CDS encoding Crp/Fnr family transcriptional regulator encodes MIIEDLLISFGAETRVYKSGDIIFREGEFSSFYYQIEKGQIKLNNYTEEGKEFIQNIFSQGHSFGESLLFVDRPYPMNAVAIEDSRIYRLPKSSFLNLIKQNQEVSLTVYQCMAERMYYKYIMLYNLSSQNPVLKLKQLMDYLKSYAENKSPYSFQIPLTRQQLASLTGLRVETVIRVIKQMEKEKILKIEKRKIFY; translated from the coding sequence ATGATCATTGAAGATTTACTGATTTCATTTGGAGCAGAAACGAGAGTCTATAAATCCGGAGATATTATATTCCGTGAAGGAGAATTTTCTTCGTTTTACTACCAGATTGAAAAAGGACAGATTAAACTTAATAATTACACTGAAGAGGGCAAGGAATTTATTCAGAATATCTTCTCTCAGGGTCATAGTTTTGGAGAATCCCTTCTTTTCGTAGACCGTCCTTACCCCATGAATGCCGTAGCAATAGAAGACTCCCGCATTTACAGGCTCCCAAAATCAAGCTTTTTAAATCTGATCAAACAAAACCAGGAAGTTTCACTGACTGTTTACCAATGCATGGCGGAAAGAATGTATTACAAGTACATTATGCTGTATAATCTTTCTTCCCAGAACCCTGTCCTGAAACTTAAACAGCTGATGGATTATCTCAAAAGCTATGCTGAAAACAAATCTCCCTATTCTTTTCAGATTCCACTGACCAGGCAGCAGCTGGCCTCCCTTACCGGCCTCCGCGTAGAGACCGTAATCAGGGTAATCAAACAGATGGAAAAGGAAAAAATCCTGAAGATTGAGAAGAGAAAGATTTTTTATTGA
- a CDS encoding helix-turn-helix transcriptional regulator — MKNEKPQSNLEDLNQKILMQDEIIALAKENSPRLMNKARLVYPDFFEKIAKVYPNLKNSELIFCIYLKLNFTTKEIATYTFVTPKAIQNRKNRIRKKLNIPSDLDIYKWFNEL; from the coding sequence ATGAAAAACGAAAAACCGCAATCCAATTTAGAAGATTTGAATCAAAAAATTTTAATGCAGGATGAGATCATTGCACTGGCCAAAGAAAATTCTCCACGCCTGATGAATAAGGCCAGATTGGTATATCCGGATTTTTTTGAAAAGATAGCGAAAGTGTATCCTAATCTCAAAAATTCTGAACTGATTTTCTGCATTTACCTAAAACTCAACTTTACCACCAAGGAAATTGCCACCTATACCTTTGTAACTCCAAAGGCCATCCAGAACAGAAAGAACAGAATCCGGAAAAAACTCAATATCCCTTCTGATCTGGACATTTATAAATGGTTTAATGAACTTTAA
- a CDS encoding MBL fold metallo-hydrolase codes for MKIIPLKEGNFSASKTKDFTLLTDENFDTVKGIKMSVQPFLIVTEHDFILLDAGTGWKNNAGKMVISELLEKENIKPEQITKLLLSHLHKDHIDGSIRKTETGFEAVYPNAKIYIQKRELDFAMENKGNPSFDFDTLEQLISLPNIVWMEEDQGNISEEISFEVVGGHTPFMQVFWIRENNETVFYGADDLPQASYLKYHLAYKSDFDGRKAMELRLEWQEKAAAEHWKILLYHDLDKAVIQI; via the coding sequence ATGAAAATTATTCCGCTTAAAGAAGGCAATTTTTCCGCCAGCAAAACAAAAGATTTTACCTTACTGACCGATGAGAACTTTGATACTGTAAAAGGAATCAAAATGTCTGTACAGCCCTTTCTGATTGTTACGGAGCATGATTTTATACTTCTTGACGCCGGAACAGGCTGGAAAAATAATGCCGGAAAAATGGTAATTTCTGAACTCCTGGAAAAAGAAAATATCAAACCGGAGCAGATAACAAAGCTTCTTCTTTCCCATCTTCATAAGGACCATATTGACGGGAGCATCCGGAAAACAGAGACCGGTTTTGAAGCGGTATATCCTAATGCCAAAATTTATATTCAGAAGCGTGAACTGGATTTTGCTATGGAAAACAAGGGCAACCCTTCTTTTGATTTTGATACGCTGGAACAGCTGATCAGTCTTCCGAATATTGTATGGATGGAGGAAGATCAGGGAAATATCAGTGAAGAAATTTCATTTGAAGTGGTAGGCGGACACACGCCTTTTATGCAGGTGTTCTGGATCCGGGAAAATAACGAAACCGTGTTCTACGGTGCAGATGACCTTCCTCAGGCATCATACCTGAAATACCATCTGGCTTATAAAAGTGATTTCGATGGAAGGAAAGCAATGGAATTAAGGCTGGAATGGCAGGAAAAGGCAGCTGCAGAACATTGGAAGATACTACTTTATCACGATCTGGATAAAGCAGTAATCCAAATATAA
- a CDS encoding NUDIX hydrolase: MDFKQQLVQQSIEAKDIFLPHISADPVIFGFEHNELKVLLLKTNYRKIWLLPGGYVRKDEDLDEAVKRILKERSGITDIYLEEFGVFGKKNRSELYFEDFDDTLFQKQRFITVGYYALYSPSMFRLVPDEFSETCEWVYVSKLPEIEFGMDHYEIIQQALFTLRQKISTKPIGQNLLPEKFTLPELQKLYEAILGKDLNRGNFYRKIKNMGILKKLEEQRRGGAHKAPDLYSFDDEHYARAMKNGLNSW, translated from the coding sequence ATGGATTTTAAACAACAACTTGTACAGCAGTCGATAGAGGCGAAAGACATTTTTCTGCCCCACATTTCCGCTGATCCCGTTATTTTCGGATTTGAGCATAATGAGCTGAAAGTTCTGCTCCTGAAGACCAATTACAGAAAAATATGGCTGCTCCCGGGCGGCTATGTACGAAAAGATGAAGACCTGGATGAAGCAGTCAAGAGAATCCTTAAAGAAAGATCAGGGATTACGGATATCTATCTTGAGGAATTCGGCGTGTTCGGAAAGAAAAACAGGAGTGAACTGTACTTTGAAGATTTTGATGATACGCTTTTCCAGAAACAGCGTTTTATAACCGTTGGCTATTATGCGCTGTACAGTCCTTCAATGTTTCGCCTGGTTCCGGATGAGTTCAGTGAAACCTGTGAATGGGTGTATGTCAGCAAGCTTCCGGAAATAGAATTCGGAATGGATCATTATGAAATTATTCAGCAGGCCCTGTTTACCCTGAGACAGAAAATTTCCACAAAACCTATCGGCCAGAATCTTCTCCCTGAAAAGTTTACCCTTCCTGAGCTGCAGAAATTATATGAAGCCATTTTAGGAAAAGACCTGAACCGTGGAAATTTTTACCGTAAAATTAAAAATATGGGAATTCTGAAAAAACTGGAAGAACAAAGACGCGGCGGTGCCCACAAAGCTCCGGACCTCTATTCTTTTGATGATGAACACTACGCCCGGGCCATGAAAAACGGACTGAACAGCTGGTGA
- a CDS encoding MFS transporter has translation MQASSSPGISRTVIWLMAVISGLVVANNYYNQPLLALISDDLHVSETAASRISVLTQIGYALGLLLLVPLGDKFFRKKLILFDLVLVFGSLLWMTFATELWMLYAASLMIGATSVIPQLFVPIAAELSSDKEKSSNIGLVMSGLLLGILLSRFIGGIVGEIWGWRAMFGIAAGLMIIVWLAVYRMLPEMQPNFKGTYRELMRSVAHLAKTQPILRLASFRGAMAFGSMCALFTTLVFHMEKPPFNAGSSVVGSFGLAGAVGALAAAKVGKLQKYLDLNRIILYSLLIVVGSWAFTYFAGETYWGLIVGVILVDLGVQSSHIMNQTNYFLIKSNAVNRLNTVYMVSYFIGGSLGTWLASIAWKLAQWEGVCFVGASFGLLAIIAHVLFCNKVNASQPKS, from the coding sequence ATGCAGGCAAGTTCTTCTCCCGGCATTTCCCGTACCGTAATCTGGCTGATGGCCGTTATTTCGGGTCTTGTGGTAGCCAACAATTATTATAATCAGCCTTTACTGGCTCTTATTTCAGACGATCTTCATGTCTCCGAAACTGCCGCAAGCCGGATCTCGGTGCTTACGCAGATAGGATATGCACTTGGATTATTGTTGCTTGTTCCTTTGGGAGATAAATTTTTCCGTAAGAAACTGATTTTATTTGATCTGGTTCTTGTTTTTGGTTCACTGCTTTGGATGACCTTTGCCACGGAGTTATGGATGCTGTACGCGGCGAGCCTGATGATCGGGGCAACATCTGTTATTCCCCAGCTGTTTGTTCCGATAGCTGCAGAATTATCTTCCGACAAAGAAAAATCTTCCAATATTGGCCTTGTCATGTCCGGTCTTTTGCTTGGGATTCTTTTATCCCGTTTTATCGGTGGAATTGTAGGGGAGATCTGGGGCTGGAGGGCGATGTTCGGAATCGCGGCCGGACTGATGATTATTGTTTGGCTGGCCGTATACAGAATGCTTCCGGAAATGCAGCCCAATTTCAAAGGAACATACAGGGAGTTAATGCGTTCTGTTGCTCATCTGGCTAAGACACAACCGATACTGCGGCTGGCTTCGTTCCGTGGAGCGATGGCCTTTGGGTCAATGTGTGCTTTATTTACAACGCTGGTATTTCACATGGAAAAACCTCCTTTCAATGCCGGTTCCTCGGTGGTAGGGAGCTTTGGACTGGCCGGTGCCGTAGGAGCGCTGGCAGCCGCTAAGGTGGGAAAGCTTCAGAAATACCTTGATCTTAACAGGATTATATTGTACTCGTTACTCATTGTTGTGGGAAGCTGGGCTTTTACATACTTTGCAGGAGAAACCTATTGGGGGCTTATCGTTGGAGTTATTCTGGTAGATCTTGGAGTACAGTCCAGCCACATTATGAACCAGACCAATTATTTTTTAATTAAATCCAATGCGGTCAACAGGCTGAATACCGTGTATATGGTCTCTTATTTCATCGGCGGATCACTGGGGACCTGGCTGGCTTCCATTGCCTGGAAACTGGCGCAGTGGGAAGGAGTTTGCTTTGTAGGAGCATCTTTCGGATTGCTTGCTATCATAGCTCACGTGTTGTTTTGCAATAAAGTCAATGCATCTCAGCCTAAATCTTAA
- a CDS encoding winged helix-turn-helix transcriptional regulator — MGKIKENSTNNINKKYIQECDLSYAVCRIGGRWKLLILNRLKDGKLRFSEVRDRICGITERMLTLQLRELEKEGLVKRTVHAEVPPRVDYELTSIARELIPIWEDLEKWGNKHKDLVQSSQAEVKI, encoded by the coding sequence ATGGGGAAAATAAAGGAAAATTCGACGAATAACATCAATAAAAAGTACATACAGGAATGTGATCTGTCTTATGCCGTATGCAGGATTGGCGGAAGATGGAAGCTTCTGATTTTAAACAGACTGAAAGACGGAAAACTACGCTTTAGTGAAGTCCGCGACCGGATTTGTGGAATCACAGAACGAATGCTTACCCTCCAATTAAGAGAGCTTGAAAAAGAAGGTCTGGTGAAAAGGACTGTACACGCCGAAGTTCCGCCCAGAGTGGATTATGAGCTTACCAGCATAGCCCGTGAACTGATTCCGATCTGGGAAGATCTGGAAAAATGGGGAAATAAGCACAAAGACCTGGTTCAAAGTAGCCAGGCTGAAGTTAAGATTTAG
- a CDS encoding alpha/beta hydrolase: MEFTSPITQILNHLEKIQSFNAQNPSDDTRKYLETMTMQLSGKKEAVTMIEEIRVPVENHLVPVRIYRPKGKGSPKSPAIIYIHGGWFIAGGFETHDAVVRKLANKTGSAVIFVDYRLAPEHPFPAGLNDCIDTTKWVIENAESLGIDPDQIGIAGDSAGGALAAGISTEIGDLLKFQILIYPAANNKLNTKSWKTYETGPVLNKEGGIQAWKWYHPEGENTPNPLAVPILIKDFKNTPPTLFLIAEHDALRDEGLELAQHMKEAGILVQTSFYKDMVHGFMHMGEILNEVQLAVNEMAVFAHYHLETIKK; this comes from the coding sequence ATGGAATTTACATCCCCAATAACTCAAATACTTAATCATTTAGAAAAAATACAGTCTTTTAATGCGCAGAATCCATCAGATGACACCCGGAAATACCTTGAGACCATGACAATGCAGCTGAGTGGAAAAAAAGAAGCAGTTACCATGATAGAGGAGATCCGTGTACCGGTGGAAAACCATCTGGTTCCGGTCCGGATCTACCGTCCGAAGGGAAAGGGGAGTCCAAAATCACCAGCTATTATTTACATACACGGCGGATGGTTTATTGCCGGCGGTTTTGAAACCCATGATGCGGTGGTACGAAAATTAGCAAACAAAACAGGATCAGCAGTAATTTTTGTGGATTACCGCTTAGCTCCTGAACATCCATTTCCAGCCGGATTGAATGACTGCATTGATACGACCAAATGGGTTATTGAAAATGCAGAATCTCTTGGAATAGATCCGGATCAGATCGGAATTGCAGGCGACAGTGCCGGAGGAGCACTGGCAGCAGGTATTTCAACAGAGATAGGAGACCTTCTTAAATTTCAGATATTAATTTATCCGGCCGCTAACAACAAGCTTAATACAAAATCCTGGAAAACTTATGAAACAGGCCCTGTTTTAAATAAAGAAGGTGGAATTCAGGCGTGGAAATGGTATCATCCTGAAGGTGAAAATACGCCCAATCCGCTGGCTGTTCCTATTTTGATTAAGGATTTTAAAAATACACCCCCAACATTATTTTTAATCGCAGAACATGATGCGTTGAGAGATGAAGGACTAGAGCTGGCACAGCATATGAAAGAGGCCGGAATCCTTGTTCAAACCAGCTTCTATAAAGATATGGTTCATGGTTTTATGCATATGGGTGAAATCCTGAATGAAGTACAGCTGGCAGTTAATGAAATGGCAGTTTTTGCCCATTACCACCTTGAAACCATAAAAAAATAG
- a CDS encoding MFS transporter, whose protein sequence is MKKYAYIGCLGFIAVITTEFGVIGILPQIAEHYHIGIDKAGWLLSAFALIIALTGPFMTLLMSGFDRKKVMLAAIAVFLFTAGVSAMSPPFWLLMLVRILPAFLQPVYIATALSVAVSGADKKQTNNLMGIVFIGVALAMVTTVPFATWLASVWMWESSFIIQAVVSTIAIAAIYFLLPPMPVQEKKSYRSQLTILTKPTFILSTAMNFFMITGWFSTYSYFADYLNKAKGMDGTMVSYMLFLFGIIGVFSNWLAGKMLSWNVPKTTAFFLSGNIIMPFLLYFSGDSLSANIISIAIWGFLYSPSFQNASTYMISSVPDSLEFANSLATSFGNLGVTLGTMLGGWMIVSKGASYNPWIGLVFGILAFIMIIWRSILEKRTEKENRIIPCS, encoded by the coding sequence ATGAAAAAGTATGCCTATATCGGATGTTTGGGGTTTATTGCCGTAATAACCACTGAATTTGGAGTGATCGGAATTCTTCCGCAGATTGCAGAACATTATCACATCGGTATTGATAAAGCGGGCTGGCTGCTCAGTGCTTTTGCATTGATTATTGCACTCACAGGCCCTTTTATGACGCTGCTGATGTCCGGATTCGACCGTAAAAAAGTCATGCTGGCAGCCATTGCTGTTTTTCTTTTTACAGCTGGAGTCTCTGCCATGTCACCCCCATTCTGGCTTCTGATGCTGGTGCGGATATTGCCGGCATTTTTACAGCCTGTGTATATTGCAACAGCTTTATCCGTTGCAGTGTCTGGTGCAGATAAGAAACAGACAAATAATCTTATGGGAATTGTTTTCATTGGAGTGGCTTTGGCCATGGTCACTACAGTTCCTTTTGCAACGTGGCTGGCGAGTGTGTGGATGTGGGAATCTTCTTTTATTATCCAGGCTGTAGTCAGTACAATAGCCATTGCTGCTATTTACTTTCTACTTCCGCCAATGCCCGTACAGGAAAAAAAATCTTACAGAAGTCAGCTTACAATTTTGACTAAACCCACCTTTATCCTCAGTACTGCCATGAACTTTTTCATGATAACCGGCTGGTTTTCTACCTACAGTTATTTTGCAGATTACCTGAACAAAGCAAAAGGGATGGATGGAACTATGGTGAGCTATATGCTTTTCTTATTTGGAATTATTGGAGTGTTCTCAAATTGGCTGGCTGGAAAAATGCTGAGCTGGAATGTCCCGAAAACAACAGCTTTTTTTCTTTCAGGGAATATAATAATGCCATTTCTACTGTATTTTTCAGGAGACAGTTTGTCCGCAAACATTATCAGCATTGCAATCTGGGGTTTTCTTTATTCTCCGAGTTTTCAGAATGCATCCACATACATGATTTCTTCCGTCCCGGATTCTCTGGAATTTGCCAACAGTCTGGCGACCTCTTTTGGAAATTTAGGGGTCACGCTGGGAACAATGCTGGGAGGATGGATGATTGTTTCAAAAGGGGCGTCTTACAATCCGTGGATAGGCCTTGTATTCGGTATCCTGGCTTTTATCATGATCATATGGAGAAGTATTTTAGAAAAAAGAACCGAAAAAGAGAATCGTATCATCCCGTGTTCATAA